From one Bacillus sp. FJAT-42376 genomic stretch:
- a CDS encoding aldehyde dehydrogenase family protein, with the protein MLKAMNPATGNKITEIEEVKLSEAGRIFQQAEQVQKEWQEKTIKERLEYFKALRLLMASKLDAMTTIVHADTGKPKAEALATDIMPVIDSIQHLEKTAESVLGRQNPPTPMLFWGKKSYIEYMARGTVLIISPWNYPLQLAVIPVLSALAGGNAVVLKPSEVTPLTGKLIELLFKEAGFPDGLVQVAQGGKELGEALVKEKPDYIFFTGSVKTGKIIQEQAAKDLIPTTLELGGKDPFIVFEDANLDRAAKAAVWGAFTNSGQVCMSTERVYVEGSVYQTFVRKVQELTMNLKQGASLHDDLGSMTFPQQVKTVKEQVEDAISKGAKLAAGNVPSDWDENSMYIKPMILVDVKQDMAIMQDETFGPVMPIMPFDTEEEAIELANGTVYGLNASVWSSDSAKAERVVSRLVTGNAAINDVMLTVMNPNLPFGGAKQSGIGRYHGEGGLRIFCHEKSVMADPGKRNSEIQWYPYRGKYKPFKVLFETLFGRDKNWKAAAQAYRSIMKQSK; encoded by the coding sequence ATGCTTAAAGCGATGAACCCTGCTACAGGAAACAAAATCACGGAAATTGAAGAAGTGAAGCTAAGTGAAGCAGGCCGGATTTTTCAGCAGGCCGAACAGGTGCAAAAGGAATGGCAAGAGAAAACGATAAAAGAAAGGCTTGAATATTTTAAAGCGCTTCGTCTTTTGATGGCTTCCAAATTGGATGCGATGACGACAATTGTCCATGCAGATACAGGAAAACCGAAAGCAGAAGCACTGGCTACGGACATTATGCCTGTCATCGATTCAATTCAGCACCTGGAAAAGACAGCGGAATCCGTGTTAGGGAGACAAAATCCGCCGACACCGATGCTTTTCTGGGGAAAGAAAAGCTACATTGAATACATGGCAAGGGGAACGGTCCTTATTATTTCTCCATGGAACTATCCGCTCCAGCTTGCTGTTATTCCCGTCTTAAGTGCATTGGCCGGCGGGAATGCAGTGGTCCTGAAGCCTTCAGAGGTAACGCCGCTTACCGGAAAGCTGATTGAACTGCTATTTAAAGAAGCCGGATTTCCTGATGGTCTCGTTCAGGTGGCGCAGGGAGGAAAGGAACTGGGCGAAGCACTGGTGAAAGAAAAACCTGACTATATTTTCTTTACAGGGTCTGTAAAAACGGGGAAAATCATTCAGGAACAGGCAGCTAAAGATTTGATTCCCACCACACTTGAGCTTGGCGGAAAAGACCCGTTCATTGTTTTTGAAGATGCTAATCTTGACCGGGCAGCCAAAGCAGCGGTTTGGGGGGCTTTTACAAACAGCGGACAGGTATGTATGAGTACGGAAAGGGTATACGTCGAGGGTTCTGTTTATCAGACGTTTGTCCGAAAGGTACAGGAACTGACTATGAACCTGAAGCAGGGAGCCTCTCTCCATGATGATCTCGGGTCTATGACGTTCCCTCAGCAGGTCAAAACGGTAAAAGAACAGGTGGAAGACGCCATTAGCAAAGGTGCGAAGCTAGCTGCTGGAAATGTGCCCTCTGACTGGGATGAAAACAGCATGTACATCAAGCCGATGATTCTTGTGGATGTAAAGCAGGATATGGCCATTATGCAAGATGAAACATTCGGGCCGGTCATGCCGATTATGCCATTTGATACAGAAGAAGAAGCCATTGAGCTTGCAAACGGAACCGTTTATGGATTAAATGCAAGCGTATGGTCTTCCGATTCTGCCAAGGCAGAACGTGTTGTGTCCAGGCTTGTCACAGGAAATGCAGCCATAAATGATGTCATGCTGACTGTTATGAATCCGAATCTTCCGTTTGGAGGAGCGAAGCAGAGCGGCATCGGGCGCTACCATGGAGAAGGGGGCCTCCGGATTTTCTGCCACGAAAAATCCGTGATGGCGGATCCCGGAAAACGAAACAGTGAAATACAGTGGTATCCTTACAGGGGAAAATACAAACCATTTAAAGTTTTATTTGAGACGCTTTTCGGCCGCGATAAAAACTGGAAAGCGGCTGCACAAGCCTACCGTTCCATTATGAAACAGTCTAAATGA
- a CDS encoding SDR family oxidoreductase, which produces MKKCFFTGFPGFISRELIKESMKQNLFDFYYVLVLPELEKQAAEELNFLTSGRARAVAGDITVRGLNMDAGVLEEMKREVTHVFHLAAVYDLGVDRELAEKVNVTGTANVAELFCQFNLECFTYFSTAYVSGKREGLILEGDLQGECGFKNHYETTKYRAEEIVRGKMGEMPAVIIRPGIVTGHSKTGEASKFDGPYYMLNMFSRLKFSPFIPRIGRGNVPFNTVPVDFLVKAVLFLSLRREAAGQTFHVTDPHPGTIGELYTLFLKELLNRRPLGILPPSAAKAGLSSDWLCRWLGIRKQALDYFQYDVRYDCSNLKRHLDGSGIVCPNIREYGHKLVQFYKEKQENKEERTYA; this is translated from the coding sequence ATGAAAAAATGTTTCTTTACAGGTTTCCCCGGCTTCATTTCGAGGGAATTAATTAAAGAGTCCATGAAACAAAACCTGTTTGATTTTTATTATGTCCTGGTCCTTCCTGAACTGGAAAAGCAGGCAGCTGAAGAACTTAATTTCCTTACATCAGGAAGAGCCAGGGCAGTAGCCGGTGATATTACGGTACGGGGACTGAACATGGACGCCGGCGTATTGGAAGAAATGAAACGGGAAGTGACGCATGTTTTTCACCTTGCTGCCGTTTATGACCTTGGAGTGGACAGGGAATTGGCAGAGAAGGTAAATGTCACGGGCACGGCGAATGTGGCAGAGCTTTTTTGCCAATTCAATCTGGAGTGCTTTACATATTTCAGTACAGCATATGTATCCGGGAAGCGGGAAGGGCTGATTCTGGAAGGGGATCTTCAGGGAGAGTGCGGATTTAAAAATCATTATGAAACCACCAAGTACAGGGCAGAGGAAATTGTCAGGGGAAAGATGGGCGAAATGCCTGCTGTCATCATCAGGCCCGGCATCGTAACCGGTCATTCAAAAACCGGGGAAGCGAGCAAATTTGATGGTCCGTACTACATGCTGAATATGTTCAGCAGGCTGAAGTTTTCTCCCTTTATTCCCCGAATCGGAAGAGGAAATGTACCCTTTAATACAGTGCCGGTGGATTTCCTTGTGAAGGCAGTTCTTTTCTTATCCTTGAGGAGGGAAGCGGCCGGCCAGACGTTTCATGTGACAGATCCCCACCCTGGTACAATCGGAGAACTTTACACTCTTTTTTTGAAAGAGCTTCTAAACAGAAGGCCGTTGGGAATCCTGCCTCCTTCAGCAGCAAAAGCCGGATTGTCATCCGATTGGCTGTGCAGGTGGCTCGGAATTAGAAAACAGGCATTGGATTACTTCCAATATGATGTGAGATACGACTGCTCCAATTTGAAAAGGCATTTGGATGGATCGGGGATTGTCTGTCCGAATATTAGGGAATACGGTCATAAACTTGTGCAATTTTATAAAGAAAAACAGGAAAACAAGGAGGAGAGAACCTATGCTTAA
- the sigI gene encoding RNA polymerase sigma factor SigI has protein sequence MKPLLSLLFKIGRKKHTLEDSVFKIQNGDLDLQNKLIDQYKPFIAKTVSSVCKRYIDETDDEFSIGLIAFNEAIEKYSTERGNSLLAFAELIIKRKVIDYIRKEARNAQTVNMDLQEHEEGEASQSKIEADLSIDEYQKLVEQEHRKEEILHFQGVLKEFNLTIADLIDHSPKHIDARQNAIQVAQILVEHEELTKILFQKKQLPVKQLEKLVSVSRKTVERNRKYIIAMAVILTGDYLYLKDYIKGVLEA, from the coding sequence GTGAAACCGTTGCTCAGCCTATTATTTAAAATTGGCAGGAAAAAACATACGTTAGAAGACAGCGTGTTTAAAATCCAAAATGGAGATTTGGATTTGCAAAATAAATTAATTGATCAATATAAGCCGTTTATTGCGAAAACTGTTTCATCTGTCTGCAAAAGATACATAGACGAGACAGATGATGAGTTCAGTATTGGACTGATCGCCTTTAACGAAGCGATTGAAAAATACTCAACGGAGAGGGGAAATTCCCTCCTAGCTTTTGCAGAGCTGATTATTAAAAGAAAAGTAATCGACTATATTAGAAAAGAAGCCCGAAACGCACAAACCGTTAACATGGATTTGCAGGAACACGAAGAGGGAGAAGCGTCCCAAAGCAAGATTGAAGCGGATCTTTCAATTGATGAATATCAGAAATTAGTAGAGCAGGAACACAGGAAAGAAGAAATCCTGCACTTTCAGGGAGTATTAAAGGAATTTAATCTGACGATTGCAGACTTGATTGATCATTCTCCAAAGCATATTGATGCCAGGCAGAATGCCATTCAGGTTGCACAAATACTTGTAGAGCATGAAGAACTGACGAAAATCCTTTTTCAAAAAAAACAGCTTCCTGTCAAACAGCTGGAAAAGCTCGTTTCCGTCAGCCGGAAAACGGTAGAACGGAACAGAAAATACATCATCGCGATGGCCGTCATCTTGACAGGGGAC
- a CDS encoding TerC family protein gives MDASLLLEYGWVLLILIVLEGILAADNALVMAVMVKHLPEDQRKKALFYGLAGAVVLRFGALFAISFLVNVWQVQAIGALYLLYISINHLVKKHVLKKDEDEINNPKKQSGFWGTVLKVELADLAFAVDSILAAVALAVTLSPTNLPEIGGLDGGQFLIILAGGLIGVVIMRFAANAFVKLLKRKPNLESAAFLIVGWVGVKLALYTLAHPEINLISKHFIESPLWKGIFWTVLAGIAVGGWFLSKETEPESEESAPLKKAENE, from the coding sequence ATGGATGCATCATTGTTACTTGAGTATGGCTGGGTGCTGCTGATTCTGATTGTACTCGAAGGGATCCTGGCAGCCGATAACGCCCTGGTAATGGCCGTTATGGTTAAGCATTTGCCTGAAGACCAGCGTAAAAAAGCTTTGTTTTATGGATTAGCCGGAGCTGTCGTATTAAGATTTGGTGCCTTGTTTGCGATTTCTTTTCTCGTCAACGTATGGCAAGTACAAGCTATCGGAGCTCTTTACCTGCTCTACATTTCGATTAACCACTTAGTGAAAAAGCATGTTCTGAAAAAAGATGAAGATGAAATCAATAATCCGAAAAAGCAATCCGGCTTCTGGGGTACCGTACTGAAAGTGGAACTTGCTGACCTGGCATTTGCAGTCGATTCCATTCTTGCTGCGGTTGCATTAGCCGTAACGCTTTCGCCTACGAACCTTCCGGAGATCGGCGGTTTAGACGGCGGACAATTTCTCATTATTCTGGCCGGAGGTTTAATCGGTGTAGTGATTATGAGATTTGCTGCCAATGCATTTGTAAAACTTCTAAAAAGAAAGCCTAATCTTGAGTCGGCAGCATTCTTGATTGTCGGCTGGGTAGGGGTAAAACTTGCTTTATATACATTGGCCCACCCGGAAATCAATCTCATTTCAAAGCATTTCATTGAGTCTCCGCTATGGAAAGGGATTTTCTGGACGGTTCTCGCAGGGATTGCAGTAGGAGGATGGTTCCTGTCAAAAGAAACAGAGCCGGAATCCGAAGAGTCAGCACCCCTTAAAAAAGCGGAAAACGAATAA
- a CDS encoding undecaprenyl-diphosphate phosphatase has product MNWLEAAILGFIQGVTEFLPISSTGHLYIGRKLFGLQDAGLFLDTMLHIGTFIALIVFYKDILWKLIKQPFSKLVLLLAAGTLPAVAAGLLFKDFFDGISKTGMTIGWEFIFTALFLFFADRTKAGSRKLDQLNIGDAVWIGSFQALAIFPAVSRSGLTIAGALMRGIDKETAAYFSFLLSIPAVFGALVFQLKDLAEYTGPAIGLPSMLIATISSSIFGYIAVAFMINFVKKHSLKGFALYVAVLGAGILLLQSLKIF; this is encoded by the coding sequence ATGAATTGGCTGGAAGCCGCTATACTTGGCTTTATACAAGGGGTGACTGAATTTCTCCCGATTAGCAGCACAGGGCATTTGTATATTGGGCGAAAACTGTTCGGCCTGCAGGATGCGGGGTTATTTCTCGACACGATGCTTCATATTGGTACGTTTATTGCGCTGATTGTCTTTTATAAAGATATTCTTTGGAAGCTGATCAAACAGCCGTTCAGCAAGCTGGTTTTGCTTTTGGCAGCGGGTACCCTTCCCGCAGTAGCCGCAGGCCTCTTATTTAAGGATTTTTTTGACGGCATTTCCAAAACGGGCATGACGATTGGCTGGGAATTTATATTTACCGCTCTCTTTCTTTTCTTTGCAGATCGCACAAAAGCAGGAAGCCGAAAACTCGATCAGCTGAACATCGGGGACGCAGTATGGATCGGTTCATTTCAAGCGCTTGCGATTTTTCCGGCTGTATCGCGCTCCGGCCTTACGATAGCCGGTGCGCTGATGAGGGGAATTGATAAAGAAACAGCTGCCTATTTTTCCTTTTTGCTTTCCATCCCGGCCGTTTTTGGTGCTCTCGTCTTTCAGCTTAAAGATTTAGCTGAATATACAGGTCCGGCCATCGGGTTGCCTTCCATGCTGATTGCAACCATTTCCTCGAGCATCTTTGGCTATATAGCAGTCGCTTTTATGATTAATTTCGTTAAAAAACATTCCTTAAAAGGGTTTGCTTTATATGTGGCGGTTCTGGGGGCAGGTATTCTCCTTCTGCAAAGTTTAAAGATTTTTTAG